AGGCCTCCCGTCGAGCCCGCTGCACGAACTCGCGGTGCGCGATTACGGCGCCGACGAGGCCGGTCGCGGGCGCACGGGGTCGGTGTTCGGCGTCACGGTGCGCGGCGGGATCGAGGGCGCCCGCGCCCTCGTCAACGGCGTGCGGGTGTTCTCGCGCATGACCGGCATCGGCGATACGCGCTCGATGATCCTGCACCCGCTCACGTCGACGCACGGTACCTTCGCACCCGAGATCAACGAGAGGCTCGGGATCACGCCCGGCCTGCTGCGCCTGTCGATCGGGCTCGAGTCGGCAGACGATCTGATCCGCGACCTGCGCGCCAGCCTGGATCGAGTCGCCGAACTCGGCTGAGAGGCCGCCCTTCTGCGACCGCGTCGTCCCCTTCTGCCCGCCGGCGTAGACCTCTCGCACCGCTGTAGACCTCCGGTGCGGTTCGGGAGATCTGCAACGGTGCGAGAGGTCTACAACGGGGTTGAGGAAACGGCCCCGTTGAGATCCTGCGACTGAGCGCAGGATAACGGGATGAATCTGCCGGGCAACGCGCGGGGTGACGCGGGCACCTATCGAGAGCCGCGCGCGATGACCAGGATGTCCGTCGAGAACCGCGCAGGGTGACGCGGCAGCTACCGACGCAACCTCTCAGCGCTCTCTCGCGCCGCGTCGACGGCCTCAGGGGTCGCCGCGTACTGGTGCTCGGCACCGGGGAACGCCCCCGAGCGCACCTCGTCGGCATACGCGGAGATCGCGGCGACGGTGTCGTCGCCGATCGAACCGTAGGTCTTCACGAACTTCGCGGTGCGCCCCTCGGTCACGCCCAGCAGGTCGTTCACTACCAGCACCTGCCCGTCGGCGGGGCCGGCGCCGATGCCGATGATCGGAATGTCGAGCACCTCGCGCAGCACCGCGGTGACCTCGGCCGGCACCGCCTCGACGACGACGCAGAAAGCGCCCGCCCGCTGCACCCCGAGAGCCTCCTCGACCACACGCGCCGCGCTCGACTCGGTGCGGCCCTGGGCGCGCAGCCCGCCGAGAGCGGTGGCGGTCTGCGGGGTGAGCCCCACGTGTCCGACGACCGGGATACCGGCAGCCACGATGGCGCGGATCCGGCTCAGCTTCTCGGCGTTACCGCCCTCGAGCTTCACCGCGTCGGCGCCCGCCTCCTTGACGAAGCGCACGGCCGTGGCGACCGCCTGAGCATCGGACTCCTCGGTGGTGCCGAACGCTACGTCGCACACGAGGAACGCCGTCTCGGTTCCGCGGCGCACCGCCCCCGCGAGCACGAGCAGCTCGTCGGTCGTGACCTCGGCGGTCGTCGCGTAGCCCAGGTGCACCTGCGCACCGGAATCGCCCACGAGCACCATGTCGACACCGGCGCGCTCGGCGGCTCGCGCCGTCGGGAAATCGTACGCGGTGACCATCACGATGGGTTCGCCCGCCTGCTGCTTCTCGAGCAACCGGGGGATCGAGACCTTCGTCATTTCACACTCTCCTCACGCTGCTCGGGCGCGACGCCCAGCAGCACGTTGTCGATGAGCCGCACCTCGCCGACCCGTGCGGCGACGGCGCAGAGCGTCGGCTCCGACACTCGCGGCACTGCCTCCAGCGTATCGGGGTCGACGAACGCGAGATACTCGGGATCGACACCGGCCCCCTCGAGCACCGCCTCGCCGCGGGCGCGCAACGCGACCGGATCCGCCTCCCCCTCCGCTGCGGCCGCCGCGATCGCCTCCAGCGCTCGCGGGATGGCGAGGGCCCTGGACCGCTCCTCAGCGCTGAGGCGGACGTTGCGGCTCGATCGCGCGAGCCCGTCGTCGTCGCGGGAGGTGGGGCAGGCGACGATGCGGGTCGGGATGCCCAGGTCGGCGACCATACGCCGCACCACGACGATCTGCTGCGCATCCTTCTGACCGAAGTACGCGGCGTCCGGGGTCGCCGCGATGAGCAGCTTCGAGACGACCGTGGCGACGCCGTCGAAGTGCACGGCTCCACGGTTCGCGCCCTCGAGGGTTTCGGTGATGGGGCCGGAGACGTGCACCGTGGTCGCGAAGCCTTCGGGGTAGAGTTCGGCCGCCTCCGGGGCGAAGACGAGGTCGACGCCGGCCGCTTCCGCGAGGGCGGCGTCTCGCTCCTCCTGACGGGGGTAGGCCGCGAGGTCCGAGGCCTCGTTGAACTGCTTGGGGTTCACGAAGATCGACATGACGACGAAACCGTGCTCGGCCCTGGCCGCCCGCACGAGCGAGAGGTGCCCCTCGTGCAGAGCCCCCATGGTCGGCACGAGGGCGACCGTCGAGCCCCCGGCTCTCGCCGCCGCGACAGTCTCGCGCAGTTCCCGCACCGTGCGCACGATCCTCATCGGTGATCCTCCCGGTCGTGTGCCTGGGGCGTCACGTACTTCGGATCTCTCCCATGATTCGGATCGGATCCGGGATTCTCGTCCGAAAAACGGGAGAGATCCGAAGTATTGGACAGCTGGGTGACGGGCGACGGCGATACCGGGTCCGTGGCCGAGCGCGATGCCGGGTCCGTGGCCGAGCGCGAAGCCGGGTCCGTCGCCAGCTCCCGGGTCGCCTCGACGAGCGCGTCGAACAGTGCGAGCGCGTCCGGGGCGCGATCCGCCACCGCCGCCCGCTGCCGTTCCACCGTCGCCTCGTCGCCGCGGGCGACGGGGCCCGTGAGTGCGGCCTCGGCGCCGCGGGCTCCCCAGTTGCTCAGAGCCGCCGATGCGAGGGGCAGCAGCGCCTGCCGCGGCACGCCGGCGGTCGCCGCGAGCCGCTCGGCGACGCCCTCGATCGTCACGAGGAAGTTCGAGGCGATCGACGCTGCGGCGTGGTAGGCCGCCCGATCCTCGCCCCGCACTCTGAAGGTCTCGAGCCCGAGCGCATCGGCGAGCCGCTGCGCGACGGCGAGCGCCCGCTCATCGGAGCCGTCGATCGCGGCGTGCGCCCCCGCGAACGATGTGCCCGCGCCCAGCACGGTGAGCAGCGGGTGCAGACTGAACGCAGGGTGCGGCCGCAGCACGTCGAGGCCGGTCGCACCCGAGCAGTGCCCCACGATCGGGCCGGGCACGATGCGCGAGGCGGCGTCGGCGATCGCACCGTCAGGCACGGCGAGCAGCACGACGTCGGCGACGGCTCCGTCCTGGCCCGTGCCGTCGGCGCCCCGACCGGCGAGCGGCAGCACCTCGATCCCGGAGCCCACGAGCGCGTGTGCCACCGCTGCTCCGACACGACCGCGACCGACGATCTGAACGCGCATCCGGCTACAGCTCCATGCCGTACAGGTTGGGTTCGGGCGCGAGGATCACCCCGAACTCCTGCTGCACGCGCTGCACGACGAACCGTCCGAGCTCGGCCACATCCGCGGCAGACGCGCCGCCCCGGTTGGTGATGGCGAGGGTGTGCTTCGAGGAGATCGCGGCGCCGGATCCCGGCAGTCGGAACCCGCGCGGCACCCCGGCGTTCTCGATCAACCAGGCGGCCGAGAGCTTGATGCGACGCTCGGGCGCGGCGCGGGGCACGCGCAGCGGCACGCCGGCGGCCAGTTCCTCGAACGTGGTGACGGCGGGCGTCGGCTCGTCGTCATCGACGGGGAAGCGCGGCGCGTTCTCAGGCAGGGCGCGGGCGAATCGCTCGGTGACGATGGGGTTCGTGAAGAAGGATCCGGCGCTCCAGGTGTCGTGATCCTCGGGATCGAGCACCATGCCCTTCGAGGCCCGCAGCCGCAGCACGGACTCGCGGAGCTGCCGGATCGGCACGCGGTCGCCGGGCTCGACGCCGAGGGCGGCTGCGAGCTGGGCGTAGCGCACGGGTTCGGAGAGGATCGCCGCCGGGTCCGAGGATCCTGAGGCTGCTGCGGGGACAGCGGGATCGGCAGGCGCCGCGTGCCTGCCCGTCGATGCAACGGCAGCGGATCCCTCTGCCAGCAGCAGATCGATCGAGAGCACCACGCCCTCGAGACCGCGCTTGATCACGGAGTCGCGATAGCCGAGCTCGAGCTCGGCGGCCGACATGCGGCGCACCTCACCGGTTTCGCGCTCAAGGAACTCGATCGAGTGCAGCACGTCGGATAGCTCCTGCCCGTACGCGCCGATGTTCTGCACGGGCGCCGCGCCCGCGAGACCCGGGATACCCGACAGCGCCTCGATCCCGGACCACCCGCGTTCGACGCAGGCGGCGACCAGTCGGTCCCAGTCGTGCCCGGCCTGGACGCGAATGCGCACGCGGCCGGCCGGCTGATCCTCGTCGTCCACGACCTCCACGCCTTCGCTGCGCACGAGGAGCACCGCACCGGGAAAACCGTCGTCGTGCACCACGGTGTTCGAGCCGCCGCCGAGCAGCAGCCACGGCTCGTCACCCGACCAGAGCTCATTCGCGTGACGCACGACCTCCTCGGCGCTGCGCGCGACGAGGATCCGCTCGGCCGGCCCGCCGACGCGCATGGTCGTCAGCTCCGAGAGCGGCGTATCGTCTCCGATCTGCACGGCCGCGGGATCCGCGCCGGAGCGGGCCGAACTCACGCGAACGCCGCCAGCAGCTGAGCCTTGCCCAGCACGGTCGAGCCGTCGAAGACCACCTTGAGGTCGATGCGAGCGGTGGCGGCTTCGGGATCGACGGCGCCGACGGTCGCCGTCACCGCGATCGTCGCGCCCTCGGCCGCGTCCACCGGCACCGGGCGCGTGAAGCGCGACTGGTAGTCCTTGACCCAGGCCGAGACGCCGGCGGCCCGCGAGAACTCGGTCAGCCAGTCGGTCGCGACCGATCCGGCCGCACCCATCGTGAGCATGCCGTGCGCCAGCACACCGGGCAGGCCGACGGACTGCGCGACGTCATCGCGGTAGTGGATGGGGTTGAAATCGCCCGAGGCCCCGGCGTAGCGCACCAGGCTGTCGCGGGTGAAGTGCAGCTCGCGCTCCGCGACGACGTCGCCAACGCTCAGGCTCTCGAAGACCGACGCGCTCATGCCTCTGTTCCTCTCACCACGAGTGTCGAGATCGCCGTGACGACGTGCTCGCCCGCCGCGTCGCAGACGCTGCTCGACGCGGTGACCATCGAGTTGCCGCCGAGCTGCTTGACCGCGGCGATCGTGAGCGTCGCGGTCAGCTCATCGCCCGCCACGATCGGGCGGGAGTAGCTGAAGCGCTGATCGCCGTGCACGACCATCGAGAAGTCGACGCCCGCCTCCTCGTCGGCGAGCAGCTGCGCGAGCGTCGCCTCCTGCACCACGACCGCGAAGGTGGGCGGCGCGACGACGTCGGCGTACCCCGCGGCGCGGGCGGCCTCGGGGTCGAGGTGCAGCGGGGAGTCGCTCTGCACGGCGCGCGCGAACTCGCGCACCTTCTCGCGACCCACCAGATACGGGGCAGTCGGCGGGTACACCCGGCCTTGGATCTCTGGATTCACCACGGCGCCAGTCTACAGCGAGGCTCCGACGCGGACCGGCCAGGCCTCCGCTCGCCGATCCCGCACCCCACCGCTATACCCATCGGCAACGAAACCGCGAAAGGTTTGTGCCTTATATCCAAGGCTCCGGCGGGGAGCTGGAATAGGCTGTACCCCATGTCGCGCATTCGTAAAGTGCTCATCGCCAATCGTGGCGAAATCGCCGTCCGCATCATCCGCGCAGCCGCAGACAGCGGCATCGCCTCGGTCGCGGTCTACGCCGATCAGGATCGAGACGCCATGCACGCGCAGCTCGCCGACGAGGCGTACGCGCTGAACGGCACCACCAGCGCCGAGACCTACCTCGTGATCGACAAGATCCTCGGTGTGGCCCGCCGCTCCGGCGCCGACGCCGTGCACCCGGGCTACGGCTTCCTCGCCGAGAACGCCGAGTTCGCCCGCGCGGTCTCGGCCGCCGGCCTCACCTGGATCGGCCCGAGCCCCGAGGCCATCGAGCGCCTCGGCGACAAGGTCTCCGCCCGCCACGTCGCCGAGAAGGTCGGCGCCCCGCTCGCGGCCGGCACCAGCGATCCCGTCGAGAACGCCGACGAGGTGCTCGCCTTCGCAGACGAGGTGGGCCTTCCCATCGCCATCAAGGCGGCGTTCGGCGGCGGCGGCCGCGGCCTCAAGGTCGCCTACGAGCGCGACGAGGTCGCCGAGCTCTTCGAGTCGGCCACCCGCGAGGCGGTCGCGGCATTCGGCCGCGGCGAGTGCTTCGTCGAGAAGTACCTCGAGAAGCCGCGCCACGTCGAGACGCAGTGCCTCGCCGATCAGCACGGCAACGTGGTCGTCGTCTCGACCCGCGACTGCTCGCTGCAGCGCCGCCACCAGAAGCTCGTGGAGGAGGCGCCGGCGCCGTTCCTCACCGACGAGCAGAACACCGCGCTCTACGAGGCTTCGAAGGCGATCCTGCGCGAGGTCGGCTACGTGGGCGCCGGCACCTGCGAGTTCCTCGTCGCGAAGGACGGCACGGTCTCGTTCCTCGAGGTGAACACCCGTCTGCAGGTCGAGCACCCCGTCTCGGAGGAGGTCACGGGCATCGACCTCGTGCGCGAGCAGTTCCGCATCGCCGAGGGCGGCGTCATCGACTACGACGATCCGGTCGCCAAGGGCCACTCCTTCGAGTTCCGCCTCAACGGCGAGGACGCGGGCAACGGCTTCCTGCCCGCCCCCGGCCCCGTCGCCCTATTCAAGCCCGCCGCGGGCCCCGGCGTGCGCGTCGACACCGGCGTGCAGTCGGGCGACGTGGTCTCGGGCGCCTTCGATTCCATGCTCGGCAAGCTCATCGTGACGGGCGCGACCCGCGAGGAGGCGCTCGAGCGCTCCCGCCGCGCGCTCGACGAGTTCGAGATCCAGGGCCTGCCCACCGTGCTGCCCTTCCACCGCAAGATCGTTCGGGATCCCGCGTTCACCGCCCCCGACGGCCGCTTCGGCGTGTACACGCTCTGGATCGAGAACGAGTTCGAGAACGACATCGAGCCCTGGGAGGGCGAGGTTCCCCCGCTCGGGCAGGATCCGAAGCGCCAGACCGTCGTGGTCGAGGTGGCCGGCCGCCGCGTCGAGGTCTCGATGCCGGCGACGCTGCTGCCCCTCGTCGACCAGGAGGTGACCCGCGGCCCGGCGCCGAAGCGCGCGAAGGGCGCCGGCGTGGCGACGGCCACGGGCGACGCCGTCGCCGCCCCCATGCAGGCCACCGTCGTGAAGGTGGCGGTCGAGGAGGGCCAGGAGGTCAAGGAGGGCGAACTCGTCGCCGTGCTCGAGGCCATGAAGATGGAGCAGTCGCTCTACGCGCACCGCGCCGGGATCGCGACGAGCATCGACGCACCGGTCGGGCAGACCGTTCCGAGCGGACACGTGCTGCTCAGCATCGTCGATCCCGAGTAAGGGAAGTCGCACCGCACGACCGCCAGGGATCACCAGGGCCGCTCCGACGTCTGTCGGAGCGGCCCTTCCGTTTCTCCGGAGCGGGATGCACGACTCCCGTCTTCTATACCCGTAGACTATTCCGGTACAAATTCATCCAATAATTGGACAAGGACGTCAAATAATGACATCACCTGCGCCCGCCCACCCGCGGAGCACTCCGCGCGAACGCCGTAAAGTCGTCGCGGCTTCCGTCATCGGCACCACGATCGAGTGGTACGACTTCTTCATCTACGCCTTCGCCGCGAACCTCGTGCTGGCGAAGCTCTTCTTCGAGCCGGCCGGCCCGGGCATGATGCAGATCCTCTCGCTCGTGACCATCGGCCTCTCGTTCCTCTTCCGTCCCCTCGGCGCGTTCCTCGCCGGGCACTTCGGCGACAAGCTCGGCCGCCAGCCCATGCTGGTCATCACCCTCCTCGTGATGGGCGTCGCCACGGTCGGCATCGGCCTGCTGCCCACCTACCAGTCGATCGGCGTCATGGCTCCGGTCATCCTCATCGTGCTGCGCATCCTGCAGGGCCTCTCGGCCGGCGGCGAGTGGGGCGGCGCCGTGCTCATGTCCGTCGAGCACGCCCCCGAGGGCAAGCGCGGCCTCTTCGGCGTCTTCCCCCAGCTCGGCGTGCCGTTCGGCATGCTGCTCGCCTCCGCCATCCTCGCGCTCATGCGCGTCATCGCACCGGGTGAGGCGTTCGAGGTGTGGGGCTGGCGCGTGCCGTTCCTGTTCTCGGTCGTGCTGATCGTGGTCGGCTTCATCATCCGCCGCACCGTCGACGAGTCGCCCGTGTTCAGCGAGATCAAGGAGACCAAGAAGCAGGCCTCCGCACCGATCGTGCAGGTCTTCAAGGCGCACACGCCGCTCGTGATCCTGGCCGCGCTCCTGTTCGCGGGCAACAACGCCGTGGGCTACATGCTCACCGGAGGCTACGTGCAGGGACTCGCCTCGCGCCCCGAGGCCGACGGCGGGCTCGGCTACGACCCGGTGCAGGTGCAGCTCGCGGTGCTCGCTTCGGCGGTCGTGTGGGCGATCTTCACGTTCGTCTCGGGTCCGCTGAGCGACCGTTTCGGCCGCAAGCCCGTCATGACCGTCGGCTGGATCCTGCAGGCCGCCGCCGTCATCCCGCTGTTCCAGTTCGTCTTCAACGGCGGCGTCGGCGGTGTGCTGCTCGGCACCAGCCTGCTGGCCATCGGCCTCGGCCTCACCTACGGGCCCACGGCCGTCTGGTACGCCGAGACGTTCCCCGCCTCGATCCGCTACTCGGGCATCTCGATCAGCTACGCGATCGGCGGCGTCATCGGCGGCGCGTTCGCCCCGACCATCGCGCAGATCCTGCTGCAGTCGTTCGGCAGCACCTGGGCCATCGTGGTCTACCTGCTCATCATGACCGGCTTCGGTCTGCTCGCGAGCACGCTGCTGAAGGATCGCACCAACATCCCGCTCGATCCCGAGTTCGAGCACAGCGGGCTCATCAACACCTGGGTGCCCGCGAAGCGATAGCTCCGGCTATCGCGTCTCCCAAACGGGGAGTCTCAATATGCGGGTACCCGACCACGGGTAACCGCATATTGAGACTCCCCGTTTGCGTTCGACGCGCCGGGGAGCGCACCGCCGCCCCGCGACCCCGCGATCCCGCGGCTCGGGAATACGCGGTCCCGCGCCCCGGTTGAATCCAGTATGGCCTCAACTCCGCTCTCGATCCTCGATCTCGCCACGGTAGAAGCGGACGGCAGCATCGCCGACGCCTTCGCGCACTCGGTCGAGATCGCCAGGCTCGCCGAGCGCAGCGGCTACAGCCGCATCTGGTACGCCGAGCATCACAACATGCCGTCGATCGCGTCGAGCGCCACGGCGGTGCTCATCGCGCACATCGCGGCCCGCACCGAGACGATCGGGCTCGGGGCGGGCGGAGTCATGCTGCCGAACCACTCCCCGCTCGTCATCGCCGAGCAGTTCGGCACGCTCGCCGAGCTGCACCCCGGACGCATCCACCTCGGGCTCGGCCGCGCGCCCGGCACCGACGGCGCCACCTTCCGCGCGCTGCGGCGCACCCACCAGGCGGCCGAGAGCTTCCCGAGCGACGTGGTCGAGCTGCAGCGCTACCTCTCGGACGAGCTACCGAGGAACGCGGTCAACGCCTATCCGGGCCGCGGCACACGCGTGCCGCTCACGATCCTCGGGTCCAGCATGTTCGGTGCGAGTCTCGCCGCCCAGCTCGGCCTCCCCTATTCCTTCGCCTCGCACTTCGCCCCGCAGCACCTCACCTCGGCCGTGCAGCACTATCGCGCGCACT
This DNA window, taken from Leucobacter tenebrionis, encodes the following:
- the panB gene encoding 3-methyl-2-oxobutanoate hydroxymethyltransferase — its product is MTKVSIPRLLEKQQAGEPIVMVTAYDFPTARAAERAGVDMVLVGDSGAQVHLGYATTAEVTTDELLVLAGAVRRGTETAFLVCDVAFGTTEESDAQAVATAVRFVKEAGADAVKLEGGNAEKLSRIRAIVAAGIPVVGHVGLTPQTATALGGLRAQGRTESSAARVVEEALGVQRAGAFCVVVEAVPAEVTAVLREVLDIPIIGIGAGPADGQVLVVNDLLGVTEGRTAKFVKTYGSIGDDTVAAISAYADEVRSGAFPGAEHQYAATPEAVDAARESAERLRR
- a CDS encoding MFS transporter, with amino-acid sequence MTSPAPAHPRSTPRERRKVVAASVIGTTIEWYDFFIYAFAANLVLAKLFFEPAGPGMMQILSLVTIGLSFLFRPLGAFLAGHFGDKLGRQPMLVITLLVMGVATVGIGLLPTYQSIGVMAPVILIVLRILQGLSAGGEWGGAVLMSVEHAPEGKRGLFGVFPQLGVPFGMLLASAILALMRVIAPGEAFEVWGWRVPFLFSVVLIVVGFIIRRTVDESPVFSEIKETKKQASAPIVQVFKAHTPLVILAALLFAGNNAVGYMLTGGYVQGLASRPEADGGLGYDPVQVQLAVLASAVVWAIFTFVSGPLSDRFGRKPVMTVGWILQAAAVIPLFQFVFNGGVGGVLLGTSLLAIGLGLTYGPTAVWYAETFPASIRYSGISISYAIGGVIGGAFAPTIAQILLQSFGSTWAIVVYLLIMTGFGLLASTLLKDRTNIPLDPEFEHSGLINTWVPAKR
- a CDS encoding FAD-binding protein, whose product is MRVGGPAERILVARSAEEVVRHANELWSGDEPWLLLGGGSNTVVHDDGFPGAVLLVRSEGVEVVDDEDQPAGRVRIRVQAGHDWDRLVAACVERGWSGIEALSGIPGLAGAAPVQNIGAYGQELSDVLHSIEFLERETGEVRRMSAAELELGYRDSVIKRGLEGVVLSIDLLLAEGSAAVASTGRHAAPADPAVPAAASGSSDPAAILSEPVRYAQLAAALGVEPGDRVPIRQLRESVLRLRASKGMVLDPEDHDTWSAGSFFTNPIVTERFARALPENAPRFPVDDDEPTPAVTTFEELAAGVPLRVPRAAPERRIKLSAAWLIENAGVPRGFRLPGSGAAISSKHTLAITNRGGASAADVAELGRFVVQRVQQEFGVILAPEPNLYGMEL
- a CDS encoding acetyl/propionyl/methylcrotonyl-CoA carboxylase subunit alpha; the encoded protein is MSRIRKVLIANRGEIAVRIIRAAADSGIASVAVYADQDRDAMHAQLADEAYALNGTTSAETYLVIDKILGVARRSGADAVHPGYGFLAENAEFARAVSAAGLTWIGPSPEAIERLGDKVSARHVAEKVGAPLAAGTSDPVENADEVLAFADEVGLPIAIKAAFGGGGRGLKVAYERDEVAELFESATREAVAAFGRGECFVEKYLEKPRHVETQCLADQHGNVVVVSTRDCSLQRRHQKLVEEAPAPFLTDEQNTALYEASKAILREVGYVGAGTCEFLVAKDGTVSFLEVNTRLQVEHPVSEEVTGIDLVREQFRIAEGGVIDYDDPVAKGHSFEFRLNGEDAGNGFLPAPGPVALFKPAAGPGVRVDTGVQSGDVVSGAFDSMLGKLIVTGATREEALERSRRALDEFEIQGLPTVLPFHRKIVRDPAFTAPDGRFGVYTLWIENEFENDIEPWEGEVPPLGQDPKRQTVVVEVAGRRVEVSMPATLLPLVDQEVTRGPAPKRAKGAGVATATGDAVAAPMQATVVKVAVEEGQEVKEGELVAVLEAMKMEQSLYAHRAGIATSIDAPVGQTVPSGHVLLSIVDPE
- a CDS encoding MaoC/PaaZ C-terminal domain-containing protein encodes the protein MSASVFESLSVGDVVAERELHFTRDSLVRYAGASGDFNPIHYRDDVAQSVGLPGVLAHGMLTMGAAGSVATDWLTEFSRAAGVSAWVKDYQSRFTRPVPVDAAEGATIAVTATVGAVDPEAATARIDLKVVFDGSTVLGKAQLLAAFA
- a CDS encoding DUF2520 domain-containing protein, whose amino-acid sequence is MRVQIVGRGRVGAAVAHALVGSGIEVLPLAGRGADGTGQDGAVADVVLLAVPDGAIADAASRIVPGPIVGHCSGATGLDVLRPHPAFSLHPLLTVLGAGTSFAGAHAAIDGSDERALAVAQRLADALGLETFRVRGEDRAAYHAAASIASNFLVTIEGVAERLAATAGVPRQALLPLASAALSNWGARGAEAALTGPVARGDEATVERQRAAVADRAPDALALFDALVEATRELATDPASRSATDPASRSATDPVSPSPVTQLSNTSDLSRFSDENPGSDPNHGRDPKYVTPQAHDREDHR
- a CDS encoding LLM class flavin-dependent oxidoreductase — encoded protein: MASTPLSILDLATVEADGSIADAFAHSVEIARLAERSGYSRIWYAEHHNMPSIASSATAVLIAHIAARTETIGLGAGGVMLPNHSPLVIAEQFGTLAELHPGRIHLGLGRAPGTDGATFRALRRTHQAAESFPSDVVELQRYLSDELPRNAVNAYPGRGTRVPLTILGSSMFGASLAAQLGLPYSFASHFAPQHLTSAVQHYRAHYVPSEAHPEPYVSAGINVVAAETDDQAEALFVRTEVERVRNFLSRGRERELTADEASALLDTPAGTEIRGMLKYTAVGGPERVRAELETFARFADVDELVTLHPAPTRAEQLTSIQLTAPAAPAV
- the panC gene encoding pantoate--beta-alanine ligase; the protein is MRIVRTVRELRETVAAARAGGSTVALVPTMGALHEGHLSLVRAARAEHGFVVMSIFVNPKQFNEASDLAAYPRQEERDAALAEAAGVDLVFAPEAAELYPEGFATTVHVSGPITETLEGANRGAVHFDGVATVVSKLLIAATPDAAYFGQKDAQQIVVVRRMVADLGIPTRIVACPTSRDDDGLARSSRNVRLSAEERSRALAIPRALEAIAAAAAEGEADPVALRARGEAVLEGAGVDPEYLAFVDPDTLEAVPRVSEPTLCAVAARVGEVRLIDNVLLGVAPEQREESVK
- a CDS encoding FAS1-like dehydratase domain-containing protein → MVNPEIQGRVYPPTAPYLVGREKVREFARAVQSDSPLHLDPEAARAAGYADVVAPPTFAVVVQEATLAQLLADEEAGVDFSMVVHGDQRFSYSRPIVAGDELTATLTIAAVKQLGGNSMVTASSSVCDAAGEHVVTAISTLVVRGTEA